The Rhodothermaceae bacterium genome contains the following window.
AGGCGATTATTTCCGCAGATACATTCAGCCCCACCGTTGCACTAAGGGCGCTTGATGCCGGAGCACACATGATCAATGATGTGTCTGGTCTGCAGAATGGATCTGCTTCGGCAGAGTATGCGGCTGAGGTGGGTGCAGCATATGTGGTGATGCATTCGGTTCGTCGTGAAGGCAGCTTAGTTCACGCTGCGGACTACAGTGATGTAGCTGTTGCAGTGTATGAAAGCTTGGCAGAGTCGGCAGAGCGGGCCCAAGAGGCGGGTGTAAAGAGCATTGTGATTGATCCTGGGTTTGGGTTTGGCAAACGGCACAGGGATAACTTGCGCTTGATCAAGCGCCTTGACTTACTCACCGAATTGCGGTATCCTGTACTGGTAGGGATATCTCGCAAGAGCACAGTTGGTCAGATTCTAAGTGATAATGGGGCACCGGCATCAGTCCATGATCGCTTGTTCGGATCACTTGGGATCGCGGCTGCGGCGGTACTTCGGGGAGCAAAGATTATCCGAACTCATGATGTTCGTGAAACCCGTGAAATGATTCAAGGCTTGGAAGCAGTTTTACACGTCTCATCATGAATCTTTTTGGCATCATCCCTGTGCGGTTGATTGATCTGTTCGAGATCCTGCTGGTAGCCGTCGTGTTCTATCGGCTCTACATAACCATGCGCGGCACGTTGGCAGTGTCACTGTTTGTGGGGCTGCTGGGTCTTTTGTTTATCCAGTTTCTGGTCGAAGTGACGGACATGAAGGTTTTACAATTCATGTTTTCAGCTCTCAACGATATCTACGTATTGGCAGCAATCATTGTATTCCAGCCCGAGATTCGGCGGGTATTGATCTTTTTGGGACAAACCCCGCTCCTTCGCCGCCTCTTTGCACCTGTAGGTAAAGAAGAGGTAGTCACCGAAATTGTTGCCGCGACTAGCACGTTGAGTCAGCAGAAATTGGGGGCGTTGATTGCATTCAAGCGTACCGATGGACTCCGAAGTTATGAGGAAACGGGAGAGTCTTTACGGGCGGTGATTACCAGAAATCTCTTGGTGTCTATCTTTCACACGACTAGCCCTTTGCATGATGGAGCGGTCATTATTTCGGATAATCTTATTGAGGCAGCGCGCTGTATCTTGCCCGTTTCTCGCAGTAAGCGCTTAGGAGGGCAATTTGGAACAAGGCACAGGGCGGCTGTTGGGCTCACGGAAGAAACAGATGCATTTGTAGTGGTGGTATCCGAGGAAACCGGGAAAATCTCCGTTGCAGAGCAAGGTGTAATGATATCCGGACTCACGACAGAAGAGCTAAAAAGTCAATTATCTGAAGCTCTGAGCGCACGGATGTCCTCAGGTGGACTGGGGCAAACAGAAAAATAGTTTTAGTATGGCGAAATCAGGTGGGGTTTATATCCGAAGGAGAGCGGAGTTGGTCGAAACGGTCAGAGAAAATGGTGTGACAGACGAGCGTGTTCTAGCTGCGATTGGACGGGTCAAGCGAGAACAGTTTATCGAGCCAGCCTTGCGGCATCGGGCCTACGAAGATTTGGCTCTGCCAATCGGTATGCGGCAGACAATTTCTCAACCGACTACGGTAGCATTTCAGACGATGCTGCTGG
Protein-coding sequences here:
- the folP gene encoding dihydropteroate synthase; this encodes MQDPQNITDHSANERPSGLICRDQWLDCANGTVIMGILNVTPDSFYDGGKYTSTSEALSRAEVMLEEGAAIIDVGGASSRPRGSVYGAGAEHVPDESEIKRIIPVIKAIRQSFPEAIISADTFSPTVALRALDAGAHMINDVSGLQNGSASAEYAAEVGAAYVVMHSVRREGSLVHAADYSDVAVAVYESLAESAERAQEAGVKSIVIDPGFGFGKRHRDNLRLIKRLDLLTELRYPVLVGISRKSTVGQILSDNGAPASVHDRLFGSLGIAAAAVLRGAKIIRTHDVRETREMIQGLEAVLHVSS
- a CDS encoding TIGR00159 family protein; the encoded protein is MNLFGIIPVRLIDLFEILLVAVVFYRLYITMRGTLAVSLFVGLLGLLFIQFLVEVTDMKVLQFMFSALNDIYVLAAIIVFQPEIRRVLIFLGQTPLLRRLFAPVGKEEVVTEIVAATSTLSQQKLGALIAFKRTDGLRSYEETGESLRAVITRNLLVSIFHTTSPLHDGAVIISDNLIEAARCILPVSRSKRLGGQFGTRHRAAVGLTEETDAFVVVVSEETGKISVAEQGVMISGLTTEELKSQLSEALSARMSSGGLGQTEK